The DNA sequence ACAATGTTCCCCAGGCTTGACATACTGTTTCAGTATATTCAATCGATTGGGGGGACCATTTGGCAGTAGATGTTTTGCCCTCACAGGACTCGATGGAAGCTGTTTTTCCGGTACGGGAACCCCCCTGTTCCGAGGTCAAAAACGGACAGTGTATATGGCCGCAGGGAAAAGAAGCCAGGCGGCAAATGAATGGCTGTTACCTGTTTTTTGTGAAAGCCGGACGCTCTTTCATTAATTGATCGGTTGGTATTGTATCAACCTGATTCCAAGTATTGGCTGACGCATTCCATGCTTCAGCCAAAATACCCAGCAAAGGAGAATAGATATGACGATTGACGGGGCAAAAGCATTGGCTGCAAAGGTTTTAACCGATGAAGGCCTGGCGAAGCAACTGGGGGAAGCGAAAACCGAAGCGGAATTTAATGCGGTTGTTGCAAAGTTGGGGTACACCTGCACAGCGGCGGAGTTCGAGGCTGCCTTCAAGGAGGCGCAGGAAAACACACCGCTCAGCGACGAGCAGCTGGATCAGGCTTCCGGGGGCCTGAGCATCGTCGGCGTGGATTACGCCTTTACTGCGGTACAGACATCCAAATTGTAGCGAAGGGGTTTTCTCCTTCCAGGTTAATGAAAACGGAGACTGGATAACCATCCAGCCTCCGTTTTCAGGTGGAGGCGAACACGTGGATCTGCTGCTGATTAAAACACACCGCTACGTCAGCGGGTACATTCCCGGAAGCAACCTGGGAATGAATATATTGATACAGCTGCTGACACGACAAGGGTATACGGCACGGATGTATCAGGGCTATGCAAAAGAAGCCCTGAACTACGTGAGAGCGATCATGGACAGCGAGGACCGGCCGAAAGTCATCGGCTTTTACTGTGATTTTGACAATGTTCACTGGGTGAAGATCCTTGCACGGGAAGTGAAAAACGGGTACCCCGGTGTAATTCTGCTGGCAGGCGGCCCTCAGGCCGTCGACATGGACGCCTGGTTTTTGAAGGACACGGGCATTGCTGCCGCCTGCATCGGCGAAGGGGAAGAAACGGTTCCGGAACTCATGGAGTATTTCATTCATAACCGCGGTGCCCTGGAGGCGATTCAGGGAATAGTGTTTCTGGATGCCTCCTCGAACTTTGTTGCCACATCCCCGAGAACCCCGCCGGAGGCGCTGGATGATATCCCATGGCCTGACATCACCCTGACCAGCGATTATAAACACTACGCCCTTCTCCCCATTTTAACCGGACGGGGCTGCCCTTTCGGATGTACTTTCTGTTATGAAGGGGCCAATGCCAAACGGGTCCGCCGTCACTCGGTTTCCTCGCTGATGAAGGAAATCAGGGCGAATTTTCAACGCAATCCGGACATAAAATATATTAATTTTCTCGATGACACCTTTACGCTGGATTCTCAACGGGTCGACCGGATTTGCGAAGAGATCAGGGAAATCAGGAAAGAGTATGATTTCGTCTGGTTTGCCAGCGCCCATATTTCTCTTATCGACAGGCACCGGGCCATGGCCCGGAATCTTGCGGAGTCCGGGCTCAAAAAAATCTTTTTCGGCCTGGAATCCGGCAGTGATGCTGTTTTAAAAAGCTACAACAAGAAAATAACGCGGAAGATGGCAGTGGACGTCATTGAACATTGCGTTGAATCGGGGATTCACGCAATTTCCGGCAACATTATCCTGGGGGGACCCCACGAAACCCGGGAAACCGTCCAGGAGTCCGAAGATCTGATCATGGAACTGCTGTATAAGGCCCCCGGTCAGTTCGAAACCGCCTACTTCTCATTTCTCCCCTTTCCCCAGACCCCGATCACGCTGAATCCCCAAAAATTCGGAATGGAAATTTATGAGGACCTCATCGACTGCTGCAATGAAGATATTCCCCTTTCCGGAACCGCTGCACTGGATTTTCTGGAGCTGACACAGATTCGGCTTGAGGCCAACAGGCGGCTCCAGTATGAAATGCGGAAGATCTATCTCGAAGGAAGAATTCCCGAAGCGGTGATTCTGGATGCGTACCGTTACGGCGGTCAATACGGAGTGTTCACCCGCTGGAACGATTATGTGTACAAGAATCTGCCCATTGATGACGCCTACTGGAAAATGCGCGTTTTCGGCGGGTATGTGCCCGGCAGCCAACTGGGATCACGCGGGGAAGACGCCATTCCGCACCGGACCTTCGAGTTGTGGCTCCATACAGACGTCAGCGGAGAAAAACCGCAGATTGCCGATATCCCCCTGGAGACAATGGATTTCACCCTTCTCACGTTGTGCAGCGGAAAACTTTCAAAACGGGAAGTGCTTCAGCAGGGAAAAACGGCGCTGGATCCTTCGGGGTGCCGGCCTGATTTCTACAGACAGGCAGAAGAATCGCTGAATGCCATGGAAAAAAACAAGTGGATACTCTACCAGAAGCCATGAGAGAAAACCCAATCGTTTTGCTGGTGTACACCCAACGGATGGTCATTGGGCGAACCTTTGAAATGATCGGGAATCTGGGGATATTGACACTGGCGGCCCAGCTCAACGCCAACGGCTTCGACGCAAAAGCCTGTACCGGCATCACCACCGATGTGGCAAAAACCATCGGACGAAGAAAAGACCAACTGTTTGCAGTCTGTTTTTACTGTGACTTCGATAATCAGACGGCTGTTGCGGCCATCATCAAGGATCTGAAAAAAGACGCCGGGAATGCTTTTTATGTGGTCCTGGGCGGACCGCAAACCCTGCATATGACGGAAAGGGATCTGGAAACCTACGGCGCCGATGCCATCATCAAGGGGGAGGGAGAAGAATCCCTGCTCGCCTGGCTTAAAGCGAGGAGCGGGGGAGAAGAAATCTCCGTGCCGGGGGAAATCCTTCCCCATGAGAATCCGGAGTACATATACCTGGACGATTTCTCACAGTACCCTCTGCCTCAGGATGAAGCGGTGCTGGAGTATGCCGAAAGGCCCCTGATGTCCGTGATTACCGCCAGGGGGTGTCCGTACAGATGCGCGTTCTGCTTCGAAGGGGGCAATTCAAAAAATTTGCGAATGCGCTCCGCGGAGCATGTGCTGTTCGAAATCGAAACACGGCTGCAGAAAAGCCGGAGACCCCGCTACCTTTTTTTTTGCGACGATACTTTTACCGCCAATCCCCGGAGGCTGAAAGAGCTGCTTGAAGGATTGAGGCGCCTTCGGAAAAGCCATGATTTTGTCTGGTTCTGCGAAGGGCATCCGGGATTTCTTTCAAAACGCCCGGAGTTGATCAGGGAAATGATGGAGAGCGGCATGGTCCGGATGCAGATCGGTCTGGAGTCCGGAGCTGATTCCGTCCTTCAGGCCTACGGGAAACAGGCCGGCCCGGAAGACGTGAGGAACGTGGTGGATATCTGCTGCCGGGAGGGACTGCCCCAGCTCGCCGGAAATTTCATTATCGGCGGAGCCTTTGAAACCCCGGAAACGCTCGAGGAAACCACCCGCTTCGCCCTTGACCTGCTCGAGGCTGCCCCGGGGATGCTGGATCTATCCACCACCTTTCTGACGCCGCTGCCGGGTACCCGGATCTGCAATGATCCCGGGCAATTCGGTATTGCCATGGAAGACCGGGACTGCCTCACCTCCCTGGAGGACTTTCCGGTGAACCGCACGGGGGAGTTATCCCTGCCGGAAATCTGCAGGGCGCGCTCCGTCTTTCTCACCCGCATTTCGAACGCCATGAAAGAGCAGTACGCGAGCGGGCGGATTCCGGCGGGGCGGATCCGGCGCGACTTCGAGCTGGCCTTTCGATACGGCATTGCGGCAGGATACCTGAAGTTTCTTTACGGCCGGAACCCGGTCACGGTGAGCTACTATCGAAACCTCACCGGGTACCGGGGGCTTCTGAAGGAATGGCATGAGCTTGAAGCGTCCGAAAAGGAAAGGTTTGTCATCCAGCGCGTTCCGGATTTTTCACTGGTGGATTTCACAGCCTTGAGCGATATGGAAACGGATATTCTTCTGGATGCCGGTGTGTATTCGGTGAAGGAGACGGCGGAGAAGCTGGCCGTTTCGGCGGAGAAACTGGCTGTCTGTCTTGAAGGAATGAGCCGGCGTCACCTGGTGTTATTCTCACCCTGCCCCTGAGGCACCGCAAACAGGGGGTTATTGCAGACAATATCTGAAGATGCGGGTGATCCTGTTGATCGCCGGGGTGATTTCGTGAAGCCACGGCAGCAGGTATGCATAAAAATAAAACGTGGAGGCGCGGTGTGAAAACGTTCAACCTGAGACTGATGCTGATCCATCGCGGAACGAGAACCCATTCGATCACACAGATCGAGCCTATCGGTCTTATGTCGCTGGCGGAGATGATGACCGGCCAGGGGATTGAAACGGCCGTTTTTTCAGGAGAGCTGCTGAAAGGGCTGGAATTCCTGAACGCAGCGGGCTGCAGCCGGGATACGGTAGTGGGATTATACTGTGATTACGAGAATCAGTCGGCGGTCGAGAGTTTTTCCAGGGTGATCAAGGAGCGCTTCGGTGCCGTCGTTCTCGTCGGCGGCCCTCAGACCGTGGGGCAGGGAGAAGAATTTCTGCGGGCAAGCCGGGCTGACGGGATCATGCGGGGCGAAGGGGAGTACTCACTGCACGCCGCCCTCCGCGCACTGGAAGAAGACCGGAGGGACCTGTGGGAGACCATCCCCGGGATGTGTTCGTTCACCAAGGACGGAGCATACTTCGACAACGG is a window from the Aminivibrio pyruvatiphilus genome containing:
- a CDS encoding Nif11-like leader peptide family RiPP precursor — translated: MTIDGAKALAAKVLTDEGLAKQLGEAKTEAEFNAVVAKLGYTCTAAEFEAAFKEAQENTPLSDEQLDQASGGLSIVGVDYAFTAVQTSKL
- a CDS encoding B12-binding domain-containing radical SAM protein, yielding MIGNLGILTLAAQLNANGFDAKACTGITTDVAKTIGRRKDQLFAVCFYCDFDNQTAVAAIIKDLKKDAGNAFYVVLGGPQTLHMTERDLETYGADAIIKGEGEESLLAWLKARSGGEEISVPGEILPHENPEYIYLDDFSQYPLPQDEAVLEYAERPLMSVITARGCPYRCAFCFEGGNSKNLRMRSAEHVLFEIETRLQKSRRPRYLFFCDDTFTANPRRLKELLEGLRRLRKSHDFVWFCEGHPGFLSKRPELIREMMESGMVRMQIGLESGADSVLQAYGKQAGPEDVRNVVDICCREGLPQLAGNFIIGGAFETPETLEETTRFALDLLEAAPGMLDLSTTFLTPLPGTRICNDPGQFGIAMEDRDCLTSLEDFPVNRTGELSLPEICRARSVFLTRISNAMKEQYASGRIPAGRIRRDFELAFRYGIAAGYLKFLYGRNPVTVSYYRNLTGYRGLLKEWHELEASEKERFVIQRVPDFSLVDFTALSDMETDILLDAGVYSVKETAEKLAVSAEKLAVCLEGMSRRHLVLFSPCP
- a CDS encoding B12-binding domain-containing radical SAM protein; this encodes MDLLLIKTHRYVSGYIPGSNLGMNILIQLLTRQGYTARMYQGYAKEALNYVRAIMDSEDRPKVIGFYCDFDNVHWVKILAREVKNGYPGVILLAGGPQAVDMDAWFLKDTGIAAACIGEGEETVPELMEYFIHNRGALEAIQGIVFLDASSNFVATSPRTPPEALDDIPWPDITLTSDYKHYALLPILTGRGCPFGCTFCYEGANAKRVRRHSVSSLMKEIRANFQRNPDIKYINFLDDTFTLDSQRVDRICEEIREIRKEYDFVWFASAHISLIDRHRAMARNLAESGLKKIFFGLESGSDAVLKSYNKKITRKMAVDVIEHCVESGIHAISGNIILGGPHETRETVQESEDLIMELLYKAPGQFETAYFSFLPFPQTPITLNPQKFGMEIYEDLIDCCNEDIPLSGTAALDFLELTQIRLEANRRLQYEMRKIYLEGRIPEAVILDAYRYGGQYGVFTRWNDYVYKNLPIDDAYWKMRVFGGYVPGSQLGSRGEDAIPHRTFELWLHTDVSGEKPQIADIPLETMDFTLLTLCSGKLSKREVLQQGKTALDPSGCRPDFYRQAEESLNAMEKNKWILYQKP